In one Vibrio sp. VB16 genomic region, the following are encoded:
- a CDS encoding ABC transporter permease: protein MYQIYWTAFKSLLSKEINRFMRIWVQTLVPPAITMTLYFIIFGNLIGSRIGEMNGFSYMEYIVPGLIMMSVITNSYSNVASSFYSSKFQKNIEELLVAPVPNYVIIIGFVMGGVTRGLAVGAIVTVVSLFFVDLQVEHWGIIIATVFMTSVVFSLGGLINAIFAKTFDDISIIPTFILTPLTYLGGVFYSINLLPEFWQGVSKINPIVYMVNAFRYGFLGVSDVGIVTSFTVLIAFVVALYAIAHYLVTKGIGLRS, encoded by the coding sequence ATGTATCAAATTTACTGGACAGCTTTTAAGAGCTTATTATCGAAAGAGATCAATCGCTTTATGCGTATCTGGGTACAAACGCTCGTACCGCCTGCGATTACAATGACACTCTACTTCATCATTTTTGGCAATCTCATTGGTTCTCGAATTGGAGAGATGAATGGTTTCAGCTATATGGAATATATCGTTCCTGGTTTGATCATGATGTCGGTTATCACCAACTCATATTCTAATGTTGCCTCTTCTTTTTATAGTTCCAAATTCCAAAAGAATATCGAAGAGTTACTGGTCGCTCCTGTCCCTAATTACGTCATTATTATCGGCTTTGTTATGGGCGGGGTGACTAGAGGATTAGCCGTAGGCGCGATTGTAACGGTTGTCTCTTTATTCTTTGTCGACTTGCAGGTCGAGCATTGGGGGATCATTATTGCGACAGTCTTTATGACGTCTGTTGTCTTTTCTTTGGGCGGCTTAATTAACGCTATCTTTGCCAAAACCTTTGACGATATATCGATAATCCCAACGTTTATTCTGACACCTCTAACTTATTTAGGTGGTGTATTTTATTCGATCAACCTGTTACCAGAATTTTGGCAAGGGGTCTCAAAGATTAATCCCATTGTATATATGGTTAATGCCTTTCGATATGGTTTCTTAGGTGTATCTGACGTAGGGATTGTGACCTCTTTTACCGTACTTATTGCTTTTGTCGTCGCGTTGTACGCTATAGCACATTACTTAGTAACGAAAGGTATTGGACTTAGATCTTAG
- a CDS encoding ABC transporter ATP-binding protein codes for MYALEIKDLRKTYSGGFEALKGISLQVKKGDFYALLGPNGAGKSTTIGIISSLVNKTSGEVKVFGNNMDTHLEQAKQHLGLVPQEFNFNQFETVEQIVIQQAGYYGVSKELAKDRAKKCLTQLDLWEKRSERARNLSGGMKRRLMIARALMHEPKLLILDEPTAGVDIELRRSMWHFLKKINAEGITIILTTHYLEEAEMLCRNIGIINRGELIENTTMKELLNKLDVETFILDLDEGSSKPELTGVNSMTHHNDSLEIEIDKTQGLNFVFSQLTEQGINVLSMRNKANRLEELFVSIVREQSGK; via the coding sequence ATGTACGCACTAGAAATAAAAGATTTGAGAAAGACCTATTCAGGTGGTTTTGAAGCACTGAAAGGGATCAGTTTACAGGTCAAAAAAGGCGATTTTTACGCGCTCTTAGGTCCTAATGGAGCGGGTAAGTCCACAACTATTGGTATTATCTCTTCTTTAGTAAACAAAACATCTGGGGAGGTAAAGGTTTTTGGCAACAATATGGACACTCACCTAGAGCAAGCAAAACAGCACCTCGGCCTTGTACCGCAAGAATTTAATTTTAATCAGTTTGAAACCGTTGAGCAGATAGTTATACAGCAAGCGGGTTACTATGGCGTGTCAAAAGAATTAGCCAAAGATAGGGCAAAGAAGTGCCTTACCCAACTTGATCTTTGGGAAAAGCGGTCAGAGCGAGCACGTAACCTTTCTGGTGGTATGAAACGACGTTTAATGATCGCCCGTGCTCTGATGCATGAACCCAAACTGCTTATTTTAGATGAGCCTACCGCGGGTGTGGACATAGAATTACGTCGTTCTATGTGGCATTTTCTTAAAAAAATAAATGCGGAAGGAATCACGATTATACTGACTACTCACTACTTAGAAGAAGCGGAGATGTTGTGCCGAAATATCGGCATTATTAATCGCGGTGAGTTAATCGAAAATACAACAATGAAAGAGTTACTCAACAAGCTGGATGTTGAAACGTTTATTCTTGATTTGGATGAAGGTAGTTCTAAACCTGAGCTTACTGGTGTGAATTCTATGACTCATCATAATGACTCTCTAGAAATTGAGATAGACAAGACACAAGGTTTGAATTTTGTCTTTAGTCAATTAACTGAGCAAGGCATCAATGTTTTATCGATGCGAAACAAAGCGAACCGGCTAGAAGAGCTATTTGTGAGTATTGTTCGAGAACAGAGCGGGAAATAA
- the can gene encoding carbonate dehydratase → MPHIKELFEKNAEWSNRMTSESPEYFTKLVERQSPDYLWIGCSDSRVPAELLTGLDSGELFVHRNVANQVIHTDLNCLSVVQYAVDVLKVKHVIVCGHYGCGGVNASIDNTPLGLINNWILHVRDIYLKHRNWLGEYPREQWGNKLCEVNVAEQVYNLGNSTILQNAWERGQQIDLHGVIYGIDDGKLKDLGMRSHSRESLEIAYQGAISKLTSHGEI, encoded by the coding sequence ATGCCACATATAAAAGAACTATTTGAAAAAAATGCTGAATGGTCAAATCGGATGACCTCAGAGAGTCCTGAATATTTCACTAAATTAGTAGAAAGACAAAGTCCAGATTATCTATGGATTGGGTGTTCGGATAGTCGTGTGCCAGCAGAATTACTGACAGGATTAGATTCCGGCGAGCTTTTTGTTCACCGTAATGTTGCAAATCAGGTGATTCATACCGATCTAAACTGCCTTTCAGTCGTTCAGTACGCCGTCGATGTATTAAAAGTAAAACATGTTATCGTTTGTGGTCACTACGGTTGCGGTGGTGTCAACGCATCCATAGACAACACACCATTAGGTCTTATTAACAATTGGATACTACACGTTCGAGATATCTACCTTAAACACCGCAATTGGTTAGGCGAATATCCTCGAGAGCAATGGGGTAACAAGCTTTGTGAGGTCAATGTAGCCGAGCAAGTGTATAACTTGGGTAATTCAACCATATTGCAGAACGCTTGGGAGAGAGGTCAACAGATAGATCTTCACGGTGTCATTTATGGTATCGATGATGGAAAGCTAAAAGATCTAGGTATGCGAAGCCACAGCAGAGAATCTTTAGAAATTGCCTACCAAGGTGCAATATCTAAACTGACTAGTCACGGTGAAATATAG